Proteins from a genomic interval of Callospermophilus lateralis isolate mCalLat2 chromosome 1, mCalLat2.hap1, whole genome shotgun sequence:
- the LOC143401221 gene encoding olfactory receptor 7E24-like has product MRCPRTREPQNLTGVSEFHLLGLSEDPDLQPIIFGLFLSMYLVAVLGNLLIILAVSSDSSLHTPMYFFLSNLSLADMGFISTTVPEMLVNIQTHSGVISFVGCLTQMSLFILFLCMDDLLLTLMAYDRFVAICHPLHYAVIMNPRLCVRLVLVSFLFGLLDSQVHNLIIIHFSYFENVDIANFFCDPSQFLGLACSDTLTVNILMYFLGAIYGFLPLLGIIFSYYKIISSIVRIPSSGGKYKAFSTCGSHLSVVCLFYGTGIGMYLFSNKSSPTKKGTVASVMYTVVTPMLNPFIYSLNNKDIKSALWRLHRRAV; this is encoded by the exons ATGAG GTGTCCAAGAACTAGAGAACCACAAAATCTAACAGGTGTCTCAGAATTCCATCTCTTGGGACTTTCAGAGGACCCAGACCTTCAACCTATCATCTTTGGgctgttcctgtccatgtacctggtcgcagtgcttgggaacctgctcatcatcctggctGTCAGCTCTGACTCCAgcctccacacccccatgtacttcttcctctccaacctgtccttggCTGACATGGGTTTTATCTCCACTACGGTCCCAGAGATGCTGGTGAACATTCAAACTCATAGCGGAGTCATCTCCTTCGTGGGATGCCTGACTCAGATGTCTCTTTTTATCCTTTTTCTATGCATGGATGATCTGCTTCTGACTCTGATGGCCTATGACCGGTTTGTAGCCATCTGTCACCCCCTCCATTATGCAGTCATCATGAACCCTCGCCTCTGTGTCAGGTTAGTTTTGGTGTCTTTCTTGTTTGGCCTTTTGGACTCCCAAGTGCACAATTTGATCATCATACACTTTTCCTACTTTGAGAATGTGGACATCGCTAACTTCTTCTGTGACCCTTCTCAATTCCTTGGTCTTGCCTGTTCTGATACCCTTACTGTAAATATACTCATGTATTTTCTTGGTGCCATCTATGGTTTCCTTCCTCTCTTAGGGATAATTTTCTCTTATTACAAAATTATTTCCTCCATTGTGAGGATCCCATCCTCAGGTGGGAAGTacaaagccttctccacctgtggcTCTCACCTCTCAGTAGTTTGCTTATTTTATGGAACTGGCATAGGAATGTACCTTTTTTCCAATAAATCATCTCCCACCAAAAAAGGTACAGTAGCCTCAGTGATGTACACCGTGGTCACCCCCATGCTGAATCCCTTCATCTACAGCCTGAATAACAAGGACATTAAAAGTGCCCTGTGGAGGCTGCACAGGAGAGCAGTGTGA